The genomic DNA GTTTCCTGGCAGTGGTTGATATAGAAGTCATCATCTCTGAAGCTCCCGGCATGCTCGTGAGAGCGCCCCCGGCGACTGGCGGCAGCAATACGTATGTTATCCCTGACCAGGCTAGCAGCGTCCAGATGGGACTTAGGGTAGGGAGCGTCTGCTGGTGGTTCTATTACCTTCCACAGGCTTCTCGGATCCGGGTTTACTACAAAAAGTAACTTTGTTTCGCATTCGTCGTGCGAAGTGCATGACCACAGTACTGAAAGCTCAATATCGCCACTTTCAGTGGGGATGCCAGTGAGCAACCCTTGTTCTTTTTTATACGACAGGCCAATGTCCCGGGGAAAGACGACGTCTCTTATCGTCGCCAGCCCACCCTCATCCAGTATGATGGCAACCGGCGAAGAGAAACGTTCGCCTGCGCGGGCGTTGGGTATGGTTATTCTCGCTTTCGGGGGCATTACAAATTGCACTTCTGACCCGGTCCGCTGCTGGCCTGCCGGTACCTGCCCAGGTTTTAGTATCGGAGAAGCCAGGTTTGCAGTTTCATTTTTAGCTGGTTTCTGAAGTTCGTAAAAAGGCATCAATTTCCAGAAGGTAGGGCTGATTTCATTATCTGTGACTGTTTGCGTCTCTGGTTTAGTGGTAGTGTCGTTGTCCGGGTGATCAGCATCAGCTCCGACCTTCTGTTGCTGATCGGAAAGGCCGGGAGCAGACGAGACGGCAGCCGCTGATTCGTTCTCACCTTCGTTAACCCGGGCAGATGAGCCCTGTGCAAGGTTCTCAATCCGCTTTATAAGCTGCATAACCTCGCCGGAGAGGGTTGGATCCTGCGATGGATGGAAAAGCCGCTCCGCTTCTACAGCGTGGCCCAACTCAGACAGTACTAAGCGGATAATCTTCTGTTCAAGTGAAGTATCTTGCGACATCAACCTCTCCCTCTGTTTACGTCGAAGTTAGTGTTTCCGCCATCATTGCTGAATGAAAGGCCTTTTTCACACCATGGACAGATCACGTCATCAGGGCCGTCAATGCACAGCAGCTTCCCGCATGAACACATGGCAAACGCACTGGCATTACCACAGTGGGGGCAACCCGGTACGCCATGCAGTTCGCTGGTGTTTACCTGCAAACCGGTAGCGGTGGCATCTGACCACGCAAAATAGTCCTCATCGATGGGATAGCATCCGGCAATATTAAAGCTGTTCAGGTTCAGGTTGAAATCGAGTCCGGAAACCCTTGCTGGTGGCCGTTCATATTTCATCAGGTACGGTCGACGGGTCTTGCTGCAACGGCCGGTGAGCGTAACGCAGTTTTCGTCGTACGCTTTTACATATTCGTCTTTGGACAGGCGAACTACGTATTCAGTCTGGCTGAGCTCCGGTTGTTTTTCGTCCCCGACGCTGCGGCTGTGGGCGGTAACCGAGGCCGTGATCCATTTGATGAAACGGGTAAAGTCACCTTCCTGTGATTCTGTGAATAGCATGACATTCTCTGTCAGCTGTCGCAGGATATTCAGGTCCGCTGATAGGCCCAGGCCAACGGCAATGAGATTCACCTTACTCGCGTAGTGATTTTTCCAGCGTTTCACTTCTGCGGTTGTGTCGTCAGTAGGGCGCCCGTCGGTAAGGAGATACACTACGGGTTTCCAGTCGCCTTTAGTCTCATGAGTGGTTTTTCTTACCTGGGTATCAATTTGCACGGTCAACTCACGCAATGCAGCCCCAAGGCTCGTGCCGCCGCCAACGGGAAGGCGTGGAGGGTAGAACGATGCAATTTCGTGCAGAGGTACAATCGTGCGGGCTATTCCGGCAAAGGCGATTACCGAGACCCAAGCTGTTTCAAGTGCGTGTGGATCTTTTCTTAAATCTCCGACGAT from Klebsiella sp. WP3-W18-ESBL-02 includes the following:
- a CDS encoding PP2C family serine/threonine-protein phosphatase, which encodes MSQDTSLEQKIIRLVLSELGHAVEAERLFHPSQDPTLSGEVMQLIKRIENLAQGSSARVNEGENESAAAVSSAPGLSDQQQKVGADADHPDNDTTTKPETQTVTDNEISPTFWKLMPFYELQKPAKNETANLASPILKPGQVPAGQQRTGSEVQFVMPPKARITIPNARAGERFSSPVAIILDEGGLATIRDVVFPRDIGLSYKKEQGLLTGIPTESGDIELSVLWSCTSHDECETKLLFVVNPDPRSLWKVIEPPADAPYPKSHLDAASLVRDNIRIAAASRRGRSHEHAGSFRDDDFYINHCQETGWSVMLVADGAGSAVNSREGSRIAVRTAGDYLFNQLSGVKGVYLKEHISTWEGSDRQATINAMLHHFKQAATLAVNSIQNEAICAEQPVKSYSTTLLATVALRTDTDLFAAAFWLGDGAIGAYSPSGKVRILGNPDSGEYAGQTRFLDQSIIADPLFTGRISVGKWNDVSHLILMTDGVSDPLFETDNGLRSDEKWTRLINELSPVLADASIASERLGDWLNFFSTGNHDDRTIAVLW
- a CDS encoding TerY-C metal binding domain-containing protein, which codes for MRRLPVFFVLDCSESMIGENLKKMTDGLQMIVGDLRKDPHALETAWVSVIAFAGIARTIVPLHEIASFYPPRLPVGGGTSLGAALRELTVQIDTQVRKTTHETKGDWKPVVYLLTDGRPTDDTTAEVKRWKNHYASKVNLIAVGLGLSADLNILRQLTENVMLFTESQEGDFTRFIKWITASVTAHSRSVGDEKQPELSQTEYVVRLSKDEYVKAYDENCVTLTGRCSKTRRPYLMKYERPPARVSGLDFNLNLNSFNIAGCYPIDEDYFAWSDATATGLQVNTSELHGVPGCPHCGNASAFAMCSCGKLLCIDGPDDVICPWCEKGLSFSNDGGNTNFDVNRGRG